One genomic segment of Centroberyx gerrardi isolate f3 chromosome 4, fCenGer3.hap1.cur.20231027, whole genome shotgun sequence includes these proteins:
- the LOC139909522 gene encoding anoctamin-9 translates to MPGHRRQPSIELLEFIGVVRENGSEQPSLPPVHTPLSYDYVLVAKTIDDQEKENFRKQSAFIEELKRKNLKVTKIRDDNVVFYGIQAPREIFEKYRYLLRVSDACNWSCDQNVVPLSTRIRIVHFILNHTPINTGEDLRELMKKKVFEAKFCLHEKKKQRELRQSWARWTACLQGQPITAVRNYFGEKVALYYLWLGWYTYLLIPAAFIGLIVFLYGLAFFNTSPLIKEVCEANTVMCPLCDKRCKVWQLSDTCTYAKVSLLFDNNGTVLFAMFMAVWATLFLEFWKRHRASYVCEWKVSDWCEEEEELILEIVNNANCKPKKHKHSYLRSTLVLICVTVMILVIIGLTHALVVFRVMTAVLMTEGSWQFLSDHSNTGAMMLGAFLHYLIITIMTRINRIVAMKLCEIEETRSFAATEKSFTVKMFTFQFFTYFSSLFYVAFFLGRINGHPGGYVRIAGKWRLEECHPSGCLTDLFIQMAIIMVLKQTISNVFEFTGPWFGKWLKRRRTQKLQRKCAHCYLKEESETKYEAELCDNCKLRDWLSNYRLNDVDSFSLFNEFLEMVIQFSFTTIFVAAFPLAPLLALINNIIEIRLDAIKMVTLERRMVPKKTNDIGVWTDVLEAIGVLAVIANGLVIGVSSDFIPRLVYRYRYGPCANGTATDIDCMVGYINNTLSTVRVDDHNIHNEFSPNQMMTHSGLNASFCSYKDYRSNEDYSLTPQFWLILAVRFAFVILFEHVVVICKFIAAWFVPSAPMQVKNDRLFDKLNRLKEELRSFEV, encoded by the exons CCGAGTATTGAACTACTGGAATTTATTGGAGTGGTTAGAGAGAACGGCAGTGAACAGCCATCACTTCCTCCTGTG CATACCCCACTATCGTATGACTATGTCCTGGTTGCCAAAACAATTGATGACCAGGAGAAAGAGAATTTCAGGAAGCAATCAGCATTCATTGAGGAACTGAAAAGAAAGAACTTGAAAGTCACA AAAATTAGAGATGACAATGTAGTCTTCTATGGGATTCAAGCCCCCAGAGAGATTTTTGAGAAGTACAGATACCTGCTCAGGGTGTCGGATGCCTGTAACTGGAGCTGTGATCAGAATGTCGTGCCTCTCAGCACCAG GATAAGGATTGTCCACTTCATCCTGAATCACACCCCTATCAATACAGGAG AGGATCTGCGGGAGCTCATGAAGAAGAAGGTTTTCGAGGCAAAGTTCTGCTTGCATGAG aaaaagaaacagagagagctgaggcagaGCTGGGCACGCTGGACAGCCTGTCTCCAAGGGCAACCCATAACTGCCGTCAG GAACTACTTTGGGGAGAAGGTGGCCTTGTACTACCTGTGGTTGGGCTGGTACACATATCTGCTCATCCCAGCTGCTTTCATTGGGCTCATTGTCTTCCTTTACGGCCTCGCCTTCTTCAACACTTCCCCCCTCAT AAAGGAGGTTTGTGAGGCTAACACAGTCATGTGCCCCCTTTGTGACAAGAGATGCAAAGTGTGGCAGCTCTCTGACACCTGCACATACGCCAAG GTGAGCCTGCTGTTTGACAATAACGGCACGGTGCTCTTTGCCATGTTCATGGCAGTGTGGG CAACACTGTTTTTGGAATTCTGGAAGAGACACCGGGCTTcctatgtgtgtgagtggaagGTGTCTGATTGGTGCGAGGAGGAG GAGGAACTGATCCTGGAAATTGTGAACAACGCAAACTGtaaacccaaaaaacacaaGCACTCCTATCTGCGCAGCACTTTGGTTTTGATCTGTGTCACTGTTATG atACTGGTGATCATCGGCCTGACTCATGCCTTGGTGGTGTTCAGGGTGATGACAGCAGTGCTGATGACTGAGGGATCGTGGCAATTCCTGAGCGACCACTCCAACACTGGAGCGATGATGCTGGGGGCTTTCCTGCACTAcctcatcatcactatcatgACACGG ATCAACAGGATTGTAGCCATGAAGCTCTGTGAAATAG AGGAAACAAGATCATTTGCTGCCACAGAGAAGAGTTTCACTGTCAAGATGTTCACCTTCCAGTTCTTCACCTATTTCTCCTCACTCTTCTACGTAGCCTTTTTTCTTGGCAG GATCAATGGTCATCCTGGTGGCTATGTGCGAATTGCAGGGAAATGGAGGCTGGAGGAA TGTCACCCTAGTGGCTGTCTCACTGACCTGTTCATCCAAATGGCCATCATTATGGTACTCAAGCAAACCATCAGCAATGTCTTTGAGTTCACTGGCCC CTGGTTTGGCAAGTGGTTGAAGAGGAGAAGGACCCAGAAGCTACAGAGAAAGTGTGCCCACTGCTACCTGAAAGAGGAATCAGAGACCAAATATGAAGCAGAACTGTGTGACAACTGCAAGCTGAGAGACTGGCTCAGCAACTACCGTCTCAATGATGTCGACTCCTTCAGCCTGTTCAATGAGTTTCTGGAGATGG TGATCCAATTCAGCTTTACCACCATATTTGTGGCAGCGTTTCCCCTCGCTCCTCTGCTGGCCCTCATTAATAACATCATTGAGATCCGCCTGGATGCCATTAAGATGGTCACGCTGGAACGCAGAATGGTGCCCAAGAAAACCAATGATATTG GTGTGTGGACAGACGTATTGGAGGCCATCGGTGTCCTAGCTGTCATTGCTAATGGGCTGGTCATCGGTGTATCCTCGGACTTCATCCCCCGCCTGGTGTACCGTTACCGCTACGGCCCATGTGCCAATGGCACAGCGACAGATATTGA CTGCATGGTTGGCTACATCAACAACACACTATCCACCGTGCGAGTGGATGACCACAACATCCACAACGAGTTTTCACCTAACCAGATGATGACTCATAGTGGCTTGAACGCCTCTTTCTGCAG TTATAAAGACTACAGGAGCAATGAGGACTACAGTCTGACCCCACAGTTCTGGTTAATTTTAGCTGTGCGCTTTGCGTTTGTCATCCTGTTTGAG CACGTTGTTGTCATATGCAAATTCATCGCAGCCTGGTTTGTCCCAAGCGCTCCAATGCAGGTCAAGAATGACAGACTCTTTGATAAACTCAACAGGCTAAAGGAAGAACTCAG GTCATTTGAAGTGTGA
- the pkp3a gene encoding plakophilin-3a isoform X2: MPNNSVTTYGLPSEIQIGNGGTTPDALSKARRVQQQVQMRLAEKSTLPRQNGAAGHYATSEYGGSSTLKYQTYNPGFTSKSHVYTASRPVMAPRMSHSSAGFTSRSAMDLGQLQRMSVGGGGGGGGSMYQHDDMRLGGYQGSGRQQMIISCPVGRVDTETISLHSMRQQPTQVNAWMMDSSDAGSMVSDRDATFNRQYVHNTMNGYGSASASQIRQGGGTMTLPSTMRRSLSGTLSRGGGMMGGEVEMAQTHSFKGPAFRTISRINNRNRMSMGSMSGTGTLQHQMSSGGSSYGGADRGFIVGGMSSGSQGNLTMQRQGTLSRAMSVKSMHSVGKGMDIFDGQMDLGTSMGNLSGINSLDMPTAVQYLRESDPNMQVLGAAYIQHECYNNSDAKHEVRRYKGISDLVKLFNCDNQEVQRYATGATRNLIYENMDNKVALIEEGGIAQLVEALKEPDDELRKNITGILWNLSSKDNLKEKLAKETLPELTERILIPLSGSGDSEVIHQSPSEADIFYNTTGCLRNLSSVNEKTRQQMRETHGLVDALVGYINGSLEDSKAEDKGVENAVCVLRNLSYQLYSEMPPSALLRLEGPTRAQDTGKGEAIGCFTPQSRKAKNRKNQDLTTFTEVARVPKGVEWLWHPQIVQMYNRVLHQCEINSTTREAAAGALQNITAGDKRWASVLSRVALEQEHMLPVLLDLFRTNNDLELRSLTGFLRNLSRHAKDKNHMATKVVNNLVTKLPSDGHQKEPSSEVVVNICGVLNNLVTSSSYAARDITYFDGLPKLVGIKNSHDTNPGKSKAARAAATVLCNMFQYKKLHKDYKQKGFTRPDFADMTI; encoded by the exons ATG CCCAACAACTCGGTCACCACCTACGGTCTGCCCTCCGAGATACAGATCGGGAATGGGGGCACCACGCCGGACGCGCTGTCCAAGGCCCGCCGGGTCCAGCAGCAGGTCCAGATGAGACTGGCGGAGAAGTCCACACTTCCGCGACAGAATGGTGCAGCCGGTCATTATGCCACatcag AGTATGGCGGTTCTTCAACATTGAAGTACCAGACCTACAACCCAGGCTTCACCTCCAAGTCCCATGTGTACACAGCCTCCAGACCAGTCATG GCTCCACGCATGTCCCACAGCTCTGCTGGCTTCACTTCCCGGTCTGCGATGGATCTGGGCCAGCTCCAGAGGATGAGtgttgggggtggaggtggcGGTGGTGGCAGCATGTACCAACATGATGACATGCGCCTGGGGGGCTACCAGGGGAGCGGCAGGCAGCAAATGATCATTTCCTGCCCCGTGGGCCGAGTCGACACAGAGACCATCTCTCTGCACTCCATGCGCCAACAGCCAACTCAGGTGAATGCCTGGATGATGGATAGCAGCGATGCTGGCAGCATGGTCTCTGACCGGGACGCCACCTTCAACCGCCAGTATGTCCACAACACAATGAACGGCTACGGCTCCGCCTCCGCCAGCCAGATAAGGCAAGGAGGGGGCACCATGACCTTGCCGTCTACCATGCGCCGATCCCTCAGCGGCACTCTTTCCCGCGGCggagggatgatgggaggagaggtggagatggCCCAGACACATTCCTTCAAAGGCCCAGCCTTCCGCACCATTAGCAGGATTAACAACCGAAACCGAATGAGTATGGGCTCCATGTCTGGGACCGGCACCCTGCAGCACCAGATGTCCTCAGGTGGCAGCAGCTATGGGGGGGCAGACAGAGGCTTCATCGTAGGTGGAATGTCCTCTGGTTCCCAGGGAAACCTAACGATGCAGCGCCAGGGCACCCTGTCCCGCGCCATGTCTGTCAAGAGCATGCACAGTGTGGGCAAGGGCATGGACATCTTCGATGGGCAGATGGACTTGGGAACTAGCATGGGCAACCTGAGCGG GATCAACAGCTTGGACATGCCCACGGCGGTGCAGTACCTGAGAGAATCTGACCCTAACATGCAGGTCCTGGGAGCCGCCTATATTCAACATGAGTGTTACAACAACAGTGATGCCAAACATGAG GTGCGTCGCTACAAGGGCATCAGTGACCTGGTGAAGCTGTTCAACTGCGACAACCAGGAGGTGCAGCGTTACGCCACTGGTGCCACACGCAACCTCATCTATGAGAATATGGACAACAAGGTGGCTCTGATCGAGGAGGGCGGCATCGCACAGCTGGTTGAGGCACTGAAGGAGCCTGACGATGAGCTCCGCAAGAACATCACCG GCATCCTGTGGAACCTTTCATCCAAAGACAACCTCAAGGAGAAACTGGCCAAGGAGACCCTTCCTGAGCTGACTGAGAGGATCCTCATCCCTCTGTCGGGCAGCGGAGACTCTGAGGTCATCCATCAGAGCCCGTCCGAGGCAGACATCTTCTACAACACCACCGGATGCCTCAG GAATCTGAGCTCCGTGAATGAGAAGACCCGTCAGCAGATGAGGGAAACCCATGGACTGGTGGACGCTCTGGTGGGCTACATCAATGGCTCCCTTGAAGACAGCAAGGCAGAGGACAAG GGGGTGGAGAATGCAGTGTGTGTCTTGAGGAACCTCTCCTACCAGCTGTACAGTGAGATGCCGCCATCTGCCCTGCTCCGTCTGGAAGGACCAACCAGAGCTCAGGACACAGGGAAAGGCGAAGCCATTGGTTGCTTTACACCTCAGAGCAGGAAAGCCAAAAAT AGGAAGAACCAGGACCTCACCACTTTCACTGAGGTTGCTCGGGTGCCGAAGGGAGTGGAGTGGCTGTGGCACCCGCAGATCGTGCAGATGTACAACCGCGTGCTGCATCAGTGCGAGATCAACTCCACCACCCGcgaggctgctgctggggcgCTGCAGAACATCACTGCTGGAGACAAGAGG TGGGCGTCAGTGCTGAGTCGGGTGGCTCTGGAGCAGGAACACATGCTGCCAGTGTTGCTGGATCTATTTCGTACCAACAATGACCTGGAGCTGCGCTCCCTCACCGGCTTCCTCAGAAATCTGTCCCGCCACGCCAAGGATAAGAATCACATGG ccACAAAGGTAGTGAACAACCTGGTGACCAAGCTGCCCAGCGATGGCCACCAGAAGGAGCCGTCCAGTGAGGTGGTGGTCAACATCTGTGGTGTCCTCAACAACCTGGTGACCAGCAGCTCCTACGCTGCCAGAGATATCACCTACTTCGATGGCCTGCCCAAACTGGTTGGCATCAAGAACTCCCATGACACTAA TCCTGGGAAGTCGAAGGCAGCCAGAGCGGCAGCCACAGTTCTCTGCAACATGTTCCAGTACAAGAAGTTGCACAAAGACTACAAACAG AAAGGATTTACAAGACCAGATTTTGCGGATATGACAATCTAA
- the pkp3a gene encoding plakophilin-3a isoform X1 has translation MSAVTSESVFLSALQPNNSVTTYGLPSEIQIGNGGTTPDALSKARRVQQQVQMRLAEKSTLPRQNGAAGHYATSEYGGSSTLKYQTYNPGFTSKSHVYTASRPVMAPRMSHSSAGFTSRSAMDLGQLQRMSVGGGGGGGGSMYQHDDMRLGGYQGSGRQQMIISCPVGRVDTETISLHSMRQQPTQVNAWMMDSSDAGSMVSDRDATFNRQYVHNTMNGYGSASASQIRQGGGTMTLPSTMRRSLSGTLSRGGGMMGGEVEMAQTHSFKGPAFRTISRINNRNRMSMGSMSGTGTLQHQMSSGGSSYGGADRGFIVGGMSSGSQGNLTMQRQGTLSRAMSVKSMHSVGKGMDIFDGQMDLGTSMGNLSGINSLDMPTAVQYLRESDPNMQVLGAAYIQHECYNNSDAKHEVRRYKGISDLVKLFNCDNQEVQRYATGATRNLIYENMDNKVALIEEGGIAQLVEALKEPDDELRKNITGILWNLSSKDNLKEKLAKETLPELTERILIPLSGSGDSEVIHQSPSEADIFYNTTGCLRNLSSVNEKTRQQMRETHGLVDALVGYINGSLEDSKAEDKGVENAVCVLRNLSYQLYSEMPPSALLRLEGPTRAQDTGKGEAIGCFTPQSRKAKNRKNQDLTTFTEVARVPKGVEWLWHPQIVQMYNRVLHQCEINSTTREAAAGALQNITAGDKRWASVLSRVALEQEHMLPVLLDLFRTNNDLELRSLTGFLRNLSRHAKDKNHMATKVVNNLVTKLPSDGHQKEPSSEVVVNICGVLNNLVTSSSYAARDITYFDGLPKLVGIKNSHDTNPGKSKAARAAATVLCNMFQYKKLHKDYKQKGFTRPDFADMTI, from the exons ATGAGTGCCGTAACCTCAGAGAGCGTGTTTCTGTCCGCTTTACAGCCCAACAACTCGGTCACCACCTACGGTCTGCCCTCCGAGATACAGATCGGGAATGGGGGCACCACGCCGGACGCGCTGTCCAAGGCCCGCCGGGTCCAGCAGCAGGTCCAGATGAGACTGGCGGAGAAGTCCACACTTCCGCGACAGAATGGTGCAGCCGGTCATTATGCCACatcag AGTATGGCGGTTCTTCAACATTGAAGTACCAGACCTACAACCCAGGCTTCACCTCCAAGTCCCATGTGTACACAGCCTCCAGACCAGTCATG GCTCCACGCATGTCCCACAGCTCTGCTGGCTTCACTTCCCGGTCTGCGATGGATCTGGGCCAGCTCCAGAGGATGAGtgttgggggtggaggtggcGGTGGTGGCAGCATGTACCAACATGATGACATGCGCCTGGGGGGCTACCAGGGGAGCGGCAGGCAGCAAATGATCATTTCCTGCCCCGTGGGCCGAGTCGACACAGAGACCATCTCTCTGCACTCCATGCGCCAACAGCCAACTCAGGTGAATGCCTGGATGATGGATAGCAGCGATGCTGGCAGCATGGTCTCTGACCGGGACGCCACCTTCAACCGCCAGTATGTCCACAACACAATGAACGGCTACGGCTCCGCCTCCGCCAGCCAGATAAGGCAAGGAGGGGGCACCATGACCTTGCCGTCTACCATGCGCCGATCCCTCAGCGGCACTCTTTCCCGCGGCggagggatgatgggaggagaggtggagatggCCCAGACACATTCCTTCAAAGGCCCAGCCTTCCGCACCATTAGCAGGATTAACAACCGAAACCGAATGAGTATGGGCTCCATGTCTGGGACCGGCACCCTGCAGCACCAGATGTCCTCAGGTGGCAGCAGCTATGGGGGGGCAGACAGAGGCTTCATCGTAGGTGGAATGTCCTCTGGTTCCCAGGGAAACCTAACGATGCAGCGCCAGGGCACCCTGTCCCGCGCCATGTCTGTCAAGAGCATGCACAGTGTGGGCAAGGGCATGGACATCTTCGATGGGCAGATGGACTTGGGAACTAGCATGGGCAACCTGAGCGG GATCAACAGCTTGGACATGCCCACGGCGGTGCAGTACCTGAGAGAATCTGACCCTAACATGCAGGTCCTGGGAGCCGCCTATATTCAACATGAGTGTTACAACAACAGTGATGCCAAACATGAG GTGCGTCGCTACAAGGGCATCAGTGACCTGGTGAAGCTGTTCAACTGCGACAACCAGGAGGTGCAGCGTTACGCCACTGGTGCCACACGCAACCTCATCTATGAGAATATGGACAACAAGGTGGCTCTGATCGAGGAGGGCGGCATCGCACAGCTGGTTGAGGCACTGAAGGAGCCTGACGATGAGCTCCGCAAGAACATCACCG GCATCCTGTGGAACCTTTCATCCAAAGACAACCTCAAGGAGAAACTGGCCAAGGAGACCCTTCCTGAGCTGACTGAGAGGATCCTCATCCCTCTGTCGGGCAGCGGAGACTCTGAGGTCATCCATCAGAGCCCGTCCGAGGCAGACATCTTCTACAACACCACCGGATGCCTCAG GAATCTGAGCTCCGTGAATGAGAAGACCCGTCAGCAGATGAGGGAAACCCATGGACTGGTGGACGCTCTGGTGGGCTACATCAATGGCTCCCTTGAAGACAGCAAGGCAGAGGACAAG GGGGTGGAGAATGCAGTGTGTGTCTTGAGGAACCTCTCCTACCAGCTGTACAGTGAGATGCCGCCATCTGCCCTGCTCCGTCTGGAAGGACCAACCAGAGCTCAGGACACAGGGAAAGGCGAAGCCATTGGTTGCTTTACACCTCAGAGCAGGAAAGCCAAAAAT AGGAAGAACCAGGACCTCACCACTTTCACTGAGGTTGCTCGGGTGCCGAAGGGAGTGGAGTGGCTGTGGCACCCGCAGATCGTGCAGATGTACAACCGCGTGCTGCATCAGTGCGAGATCAACTCCACCACCCGcgaggctgctgctggggcgCTGCAGAACATCACTGCTGGAGACAAGAGG TGGGCGTCAGTGCTGAGTCGGGTGGCTCTGGAGCAGGAACACATGCTGCCAGTGTTGCTGGATCTATTTCGTACCAACAATGACCTGGAGCTGCGCTCCCTCACCGGCTTCCTCAGAAATCTGTCCCGCCACGCCAAGGATAAGAATCACATGG ccACAAAGGTAGTGAACAACCTGGTGACCAAGCTGCCCAGCGATGGCCACCAGAAGGAGCCGTCCAGTGAGGTGGTGGTCAACATCTGTGGTGTCCTCAACAACCTGGTGACCAGCAGCTCCTACGCTGCCAGAGATATCACCTACTTCGATGGCCTGCCCAAACTGGTTGGCATCAAGAACTCCCATGACACTAA TCCTGGGAAGTCGAAGGCAGCCAGAGCGGCAGCCACAGTTCTCTGCAACATGTTCCAGTACAAGAAGTTGCACAAAGACTACAAACAG AAAGGATTTACAAGACCAGATTTTGCGGATATGACAATCTAA
- the sigirr gene encoding single Ig IL-1-related receptor: MAVILVVFILAFASLWDRSFLADAQTCVDEQRLKEQVVYVGRGAAYRLNCPLAPALPQTSQLQLTWLKDCVQLPGPSASPAQALLTVEGRAFLDFPSLSFKDQGNYTCVDRGNSTPSFTVRLIIKESQCFKAPEFKPNGGLTRLWGNLGSVAKLNCTALLRWDPSEESCDTSLHWSKDGSLLPNHTLYPQNTSSWSPGAGQLMVSSLLPISLSELEDFGLYSCTVRNASSDFSLQNTKHPSHTAAVIAAIVLLLILAIAAVVYSRYHLNIKLWYRNSYGDYELNDGKLYDAYISYVNNEYDKKFVNFILKPHLENKNGHKLHLNDNDILPGSEPSAELLMNVSRSRRLIVVLSHAYLEQDWCSNNFRQGLLHLLELSQQPILITLEGQAKHMRPEVKQQLREQQHCLTVLTWRHNSVTPSSVFWKELALAMPRRVVLHSKSAGDPQTLLQDDKDPMLTLNPDYLDCRADVDPAGDLGLRLPVYKALTSKAPVLPAAPIAASEPKPSDIDVSDLGSRNYGARSDFYCLVTEEDI, encoded by the exons ATGGCTGTGATTTTGGTCGTTTTCATATTGGCTTTCGCCAGTTTATGGGACAGGAGTTTCCTGGCAGACG CTCAGACTTGTGTGGATGAGCAGAGATTAAAGGAGCAGGTGGTGTATGTGGGGCGGGGGGCTGCGTATCGGCTGAACTGTCCTCTAGCGCCCGCTCTGCCTCAGACCTCCCAGCTGCAGCTCACCTGGCTGAAGGACTGTGTTCAGCTGCCTGGGCCTTCTGCCTCTCCTGCCCAGGCCCTGCTCACTGTGGAGGGCAGGGCCTTCTTGGATTTCCCCAGCCTCAGCTTCAAGGACCAGGGGAATTACACCTGTGTGGACCGGGGCAACAGCACACCCTCATTCACCGTGCGTCTCATTATTAAAG AGTCCCAGTGTTTCAAAGCCCCAGAATTTAAGCCTAATGGGGGGCTGACTCGGCTCTGGGGGAATCTGGGCTCCGTCGCAAAACTGAACTGCACCGCTCTCCTTCGCTGGGACCCAAGTGAGGAGTCGTGTGACACTTCCTTGCATTGGAGTAAAGATGGCAGCCTTCTCCCCAACCACACCCTTTACCCACAGAATACCTCCTCCTG GTCGCCAGGCGCCGGGCAGCTGATGGTGAGCAGTCTGCTGCCGATCAGCCTCAGTGAGCTGGAAGACTTTGGGCTCTACAGCTGCACCGTGAGGAACGCCTCCTCCGACTTCAGCCTGCAGAATACAA aaCACCCCAGCCACACAGCTGCTGTTATTGCAGCCATCGTCCTCCTGCTCATCCTGGCCATCGCTGCTGTTGTGTACTCCAGGTATCACCTGAACATCAAACTCTGGTACAGGAACTCGTATGGAGACTATGAACTCAATG ATGGCAAATTGTATGATGCCTACATCTCCTATGTGAACAATGAATATGACAAGAAGTTTGTCAACTTTATTCTGAAACCTCACCTGGAGAATAAAAACGGACACAAGCTGCACCTCAATGACAATGACATCCTACCTGGCTCAG AGCCTTCTGCAGAGCTGCTAATGAACGTGAGTCGCTCTCGGCGTCTAATCGTGGTGCTGTCCCATGCTTACCTAGAGCAGGACTGGTGCTCCAACAACTTCAG ACAGGGCCTTCTGCACCTGTTGGAGCTGTCCCAGCAGCCCATCCTCATCACGCTGGAGGGCCAGGCCAAACACATGAGGCCCGAGGTCAAGCAGCAgctcagagagcagcagcactgcCTCACCGTACTCACCTGGAGGCACAACTCTGTG ACTCCGTCCTCAGTCTTCTGGAAGGAGCTGGCCTTGGCGATGCCTCGCCGGGTCGTCCTCCACAGCAAGTCTGCAGGAGACCCTCAGACTCTGCTGCAGGATGACAAGGACCCCATGCTCACCCTCAACCCCGACTACCTGGACTGCCGCGCAGACGTTGACCCTGCTGGAGACCTGG GGCTTCGCCTCCCTGTGTACAAGGCCCTCACATCCAAAGCTCCTGTCCTCCCTGCTGCTCCCATCGCAGCGTCCGAGCCCAAACCTTCAGACATCGACGTGTCGGACCTGGGATCACGCAATTATGGAGCGCGCTCCGACTTCTACTGCCTGGTCACTGAGGAGGACATTTGA